In a genomic window of Echeneis naucrates chromosome 4, fEcheNa1.1, whole genome shotgun sequence:
- the shroom2a gene encoding protein Shroom2 isoform X2, giving the protein MDAEGNGNYLHSTEEETLWRVMQKSGDLDQRGRDGDGWKLVDAFLSGGAPWGFTLRGGLEHQEPLLITKVEEGSKAAAVGLQAGDELVNINEIPLSGFRQEAICLVKGSHKTLRLVVKRRNEPISRPHSWHSTKFNEGQSETAKTQSPPTPVWHTRYDASWEQTNLRRGSDHFSSLGSMDSLEHASHLSPAGQLSPAKSTNSMEHIGGGKRDSAYSSFSTSSETPDYTLSTSNTASTENMLYKVNQLDAGGKHNHGRNSHSLNEAGKQDDKPMYFQMPGLSIGCEYLQPEDPPGSRHSTSSRTSFGPVWHVPDKKKSTSPSPPPPTPPARSDSFAATKVHERGLVIAHPKGADPHIACKTENRRGHNLSLKNDYDSFHSSSNKPSHQFNSNKQYSLSSSDVQQGQPYRQKHHSNKSTLHSQPWIISEQNADGCHCSLQELPTNDSEQHFGQNQKRNLNTSMSTAITDQNADRSRHSRYYCVTKCQPTQPNPQLISGKPEDRRSLTGVDLAQSGSEHGPLGLQTATKVTYNKQQQHLQTKDSNGYNKRQVAGAEETSVPKHGSHDRESQRGHSTQNTDIQYMNYPPSRQSEQRRSLPIHHTEILQDIGYQGQVFNTISPQTTPMLHSLSMDTAGQDEKTRGKIFEESLESKQLKSTDRFATTFRNEIQMRRAKLQKSKSVAILPDAEVPAEEVQEVWKSTENTTPPSADGSFTNIYKDHLKEAQARVLKATSFRRKDLEPVLVENSVAEALPNYPSSALAHKNGATLPTVTESVMTKSGSAAVQVTRIGGRKRFSAEKKIRSFSEPDKIHEVGVKEDIVCSENTSSSLDRQKLPKESGRPGLPDHIAPQSCTGKQGQDHASASASVNTMKGINSKECIEETQSVPCPAHKQSILDQQRLGTFAEYEARWNIHKKAPETRVSGRYHSADNILDPTPEERTNTCLHERSRSSPSADTYGQKIPVLARKSETEYSQTEREHAELHSNAPGFSDRGPSECKVGETPVEFEQYSTPSPPPMTRTNPDCRHKAVPATVNHRPTSFSHSLAESGLPQPADHSHIELSSGLRRKPSVLEKPPPPRCPEVDSHESFTTSQSEGFTHCTPNTDPDPAFVPTYCVKEDSEQGKGLVDKGQGAIHHLSKSSPPASYYRPSQLANMDGQRSPSPQFSPQRLSDKPPVSLQDEDSNRMEHVIDYSTVRKVPIRIVHSEGGTNKENHPFLQHSDDSAVQAEALCFNRLVSLGAAGQDSDLCAFTRQREPNSPPAGQSDLKPEPDTYMATVRDHVNSNSQHPPQPTNESSSNIAAVTADQSEEDQKREELARDIMGKDKSLADILDQSKMKTTMDLMEGIFPQGEQLLEEAFHRRKVPSTQAITRPAEESEKEGNMAAAVTMVTSSTYYSTSAPKAELLIKMKDMQEQKEDDSEDELDIDLANKKQELIDSLSKKLQVLREARESLQEDILDNNALGDEVEAQIQQICKPNELDKFRMFVGDLDKVVSLLLSLSGRLARVENALNNLEEDATSVERNTLIEKRKLLIQQHEDAKELKENLDRRERIVYDILLNYLQEDSLTDYEHFVKMKSALIIEQRKLEDKIKLGEEQLKCLMDSLPIEQRLSI; this is encoded by the exons ATGGATGCTGAGGGAAATGGAAATTATTTACACAGCACAGAAGAGGAGACCCTTTGGCGTGTGATGCAGAAATCAGGAGACCTGGATCAGAGGGGCAGAGATGGTGATGGCTGGAAGCTGGTGGATGCTTTTCTTTCAGGGGGTGCCCCATGGGGATTTACACTCAGAGGTGGATTGGAGCACCAAGAGCCACTGCTTATAACCAAG GTTGAGGAAGGCAGTAAGGCTGCAGCTGTGGGTCTCCAGGCTGGAGACGAGCTTGTCAACATCAACGAGATTCCCCTGAGTGGCTTCAGACAGGAGGCAATCTGCCTCGTGAAAGGCTCCCATAAGACCCTCCGTCTGGTGGTGAAAAG GCGGAATGAACCCATAAGCAGGCCTCACTCCTGGCATTCCACCAAGTTCAATGAAGGCCAATCAGAGACTGCCAAAACACAGTCTCCACCCACGCCAGTCTGGCACACCAGATATGATGCAAG CTGGGAACAGACAAATCTGCGCAGAGGGTCGGATCACTTTAGCTCTCTTGGCAGCATGGACAGCCTAGAACATGCCTCACACCTGTCCCCTGCCGGTCAGCTGTCACCTGCCAAGTCTACCAACAGTATGGAGCACATTGGGGGAGGAAAACGAGACTCAGCCTACAGTTCCTTCTCTACCAGCTCTGAGACCCCAGACTACACCCTCTCAACAAGCAATACTGCCTCAACAGAGAACATGCTCTATAAGGTCAACCAGTTGGATGCAGGGGGAAAGCACAACCATGGTAGAAACAGCCACAGCCTGAATGAAGCAGGCAAACAAGATGATAAGCCCATGTACTTCCAGATGCCAGGACTTAGCATAGGTTGTGAGTATCTGCAGCCTGAGGACCCACCTGGTTCCCGCCATTCCACCTCAAGTAGAACCAGCTTTGGACCTGTTTGGCATGTCCCTGACAAAAAGAAGTCTACATCtccatcccctcctcctcccactccacCAGCACGCAGTGACAGTTTTGCAGCAACTAAGGTACATGAAAGGGGGCTTGTAATAGCTCACCCTAAAGGAGCTGATCCACACATTGCCTGTAAGACAGAAAATCGACGTGGCCACAACCTTTCCCTGAAAAATGACTATGACAGTTTTCACTCATCATCTAATAAACCAAGCCACCAGTTCAACTCAAACAAGCAGTACTCTCTGTCCAGCAGTGATGTTCAGCAAGGCCAGCCATATCGTCAGAAACACCATAGTAACAAAAGCACTTTGCACTCTCAACCCTGGATTATATCTGAACAGAATGCAGATGGCTGTCATTGTAGCCTGCAGGAATTGCCTACTAATGACTCTGAACAACACTTTGGTCAGAACCAGAAAAGGAACTTAAACACCTCCATGTCAACCGCAATCACTGACCAAAACGCTGACAGGAGCAGACATAGCCGATACTACTGTGTCACAAAATGTCAGCCAACGCAGCCTAATCCACAGTTGATATCGGGAAAACCAGAGGACAGGCGAAGTCTAACAGGTGTAGACCTGGCACAGAGTGGAAGTGAGCATGGCCCTCTTGGCTTACAGACAGCTACTAAAGTGACATATAATAAGCAGCAACAACACTTGCAAACTAAAGACAGTAACGGCTACAACAAACGACAAGTTGCTGGTGCAGAAGAAACCAGTGTACCTAAACATGGCTCTCATGACAGGGAAAGCCAGAGAGGACACAGCACACAGAATACAGACATTCAGTATATGAATTATCCTCCTTCCAGGCAGTCTGAACAGAGAAGGTCTCTCCCAATACATCACACAGAAATACTGCAAGACATAGGGTATCAAGGGCAGGTTTTCAACACAATCAGCCCCCAAACAACCCCAATGTTACACTCACTCTCCATGGATACTGCAGGCCAAGATGAGAAAACAAGAGGCAAAATTTTTGAAGAGTCCCTTGAAAGCAAGCAGCTGAAGAGCACTGATCGTTTTGCCACAACATTCAGGAATGAAATCCAGATGAGAAGAGCCAAGCTGCAGAAAAGTAAAAGTGTAGCTATCCTTCCTGATGCTGAAGTCCCAGCTGAGGAAGTTCAGGAAGTATGGAAGTCCACCGAAAACACCACCCCACCCTCTGCAGATGGGTCCTTCACCAATATCTACAAGGATCATCTCAAGGAGGCACAAGCAAGAGTGCTCAAGGCTACTTCTTTCAGGAGGAAAGACCTGGAGCCAGTCTTAGTTGAAAATTCAGTAGCAGAAGCCTTGCCTAACTACCCATCCTCAGCGCTGGCCCATAAAAATGGCGCCACTCTGCCAACTGTTACAGAATCAGTAATGACTAAATCAGGATCTGCTGCTGTTCAGGTGACTCGCATCGGAGGTCGCAAGCGTTTTTCTGCAGAAAAGAAGATAAGGTCTTTCTCTGAACCAGACAAAATCCATGAAGTTGGTGTGAAAGAAGACATCgtttgcagtgaaaatacaagcTCCTCACTTGACCGACAGAAGCTCCCAAAAGAAAGTGGGAGACCGGGGCTCCCCGATCACATAGCTCCTCAAAGCTGTACAGGGAAACAAGGCCAAGATCATGCCTCTGCCAGTGCATCAGTAAATACAATGAAAGGGATCAACAGCAAAGAGTGCATTGAGGAGACCCAGAGTGTTCCTTGCCCTGCACACAAGCAGTCCATCCTAGACCAGCAAAGACTGGGCACCTTCGCTGAGTATGAGGCAAGGTGGAATATACATAAGAAAGCCCCTGAAACAAGAGTCTCCGGACGGTACCATTCAGCTGATAACATCTTAGATCCAACACCAGAGGAGAGAACCAATACCTGTCTGCATGAGAGATCCAGATCCTCTCCCTCAGCTGATACCTATGGACAG AAGATTCCAGTTCTTGCAAGAAAGTCTGAGACTGAGTACTCCCAGACTGAGAGAGAACATGCTGAACTCCACAGCAATGCACCAGG GTTCTCTGACAGAGGACCCAGTGAGTGTAAGGTGGGAGAAACACCGGTAGAGTTTGAACAGTACTCAACACCGTCCCCTCCGCCCATGACACGAACCAATCCTGACTGCAGACACAAAGCTGTTCCTGCCACTGTGAACCACAGACCCACGTCTTTCTCTCACAGTCTCGCAGAATCTGGCCTCCCTCAGCCTGCAGACCACAGCCACATTGAGCTCTCGTCTGGACTGAGGAGAAAGCCCTCTGTACTGGAGAAGCCTCCCCCACCAAGATGCCCAGAGGTCGACTCCCACGAGTCTTTCACCACTTCCCAGAGCGAAGGCTTTACCCACTGCACTCCTAACACTGATCCTGACCCCGCCTTTGTCCCAACCTACTGTGTAAAGGAAGATTCTGAGCAGGGCAAAGGGCTTGTGGACAAAGGACAAGGGGCAATACATCATCTGTCAAAATCCTCTCCCCCAGCTTCCTACTATAGACCTTCACAGTTGGCTAATATGGATGGGCAGCGCTCACCATCGCCACAGTTTTCCCCTCAAAGACTCAGCGACAAGCCTCCTGTCTCCCTTCAGGATGAAGACTCTAACag GATGGAGCATGTGATTGATTATTCAACAGTGAGGAAAGTGCCCATCAGGATTGTCCACTCAGAAGGGGGCACAAACAAAGAGAATCATCCATTTTTGCAGCACAGTGACGACTCTGCTGTTCAAGCTGAGGCCCTGTGTTTTAACAGGCTTGTCAGTCTAGGAGCTGCAGGCCAGGATTCAGACTTATGTGCCTTCACTCGGCAGAGAGAGCCCAACAGTCCACCAGCTGGTCAGTCAGACCTGAAGCCTGAGCCCGACACATACATGGCCACAGTTCGAGATCACGTCAACTCCAACTCTCAACATCCACCACAGCCCACAAATGAGTCCAGCAGCAATATTGCAGCTGTAACAGCAGACCAGTCTGAAGAGGACCAGAAGAGAGAGGAGCTGGCCAGGGACATCATGGGAAAGGACAAGTCACTAGCTGATATTCTGGATCagagtaagatgaagaccactATGGACCTGATGGAGGGTATCTTCCCTCAGGGAGAGCAGTTGCTGGAGGAAGCTTTCCACCGCAGGAAGGTGCCCTCGACACAGGCCATCACCCGGCCAGCAGAGGAAAG TGAAAAGGAGGGCAATATGGCAGCAGCTGTCACCATGGTGACCAGCTCTACATATTACAGCACATCTGCTCCCAAAGCAGAACTCCTTATCAAAATGAAGGACATGCAGGAGCAGAAGGAGGACGACTCAGAGGATGAACTGGACATCGATCTAGCCAACAAGAAG CAAGAGTTGATTGACAGCCTAAGCAAGAAGCTCCAGGTATTGCGGGAGGCCAGGGAGAGTCTTCAGGAGGACATCCTTGACAACAACGCTCTAGGAGATGAGGTGGAAGCCCAGATTCAACAGATCTGCAAACCCAACGAGCTGGACAAGTTCAGGATGTTTGTCGGGGACCTGGACAAGGTGGTGAGTCTGTTGCTGTCACTGTCGGGCCGTCTGGCCAGAGTGGAGAATGCCCTCAACAATCTGGAGGAAGATGCTACTTCTGTGGAAAGG AATACGCTGATTGAGAAGAGGAAACTGCTCATCCAACAGCATGAGGATGCAAAAGAACTGAAGGAGAACTTAGACCGTCGGGAACGCATTGTTTATGACATCCTTCTGAACTATCTGCAGGAAGACAGTCTGACAGACTATGAGCACTTTGTCAAGATGAAGTCTGCTCTCATCATTGAGCAGCGGAAGCTTGAGGACAAAATCAAACTGGGCGAGGAGCAGCTCAAGTGTCTGATGGACAGTCTGCCAATAGAACAGAGGCTGTCCATCTGA
- the shroom2a gene encoding protein Shroom2 isoform X1 → MDAEGNGNYLHSTEEETLWRVMQKSGDLDQRGRDGDGWKLVDAFLSGGAPWGFTLRGGLEHQEPLLITKVEEGSKAAAVGLQAGDELVNINEIPLSGFRQEAICLVKGSHKTLRLVVKRRNEPISRPHSWHSTKFNEGQSETAKTQSPPTPVWHTRYDASSSSIDLSSSWEQTNLRRGSDHFSSLGSMDSLEHASHLSPAGQLSPAKSTNSMEHIGGGKRDSAYSSFSTSSETPDYTLSTSNTASTENMLYKVNQLDAGGKHNHGRNSHSLNEAGKQDDKPMYFQMPGLSIGCEYLQPEDPPGSRHSTSSRTSFGPVWHVPDKKKSTSPSPPPPTPPARSDSFAATKVHERGLVIAHPKGADPHIACKTENRRGHNLSLKNDYDSFHSSSNKPSHQFNSNKQYSLSSSDVQQGQPYRQKHHSNKSTLHSQPWIISEQNADGCHCSLQELPTNDSEQHFGQNQKRNLNTSMSTAITDQNADRSRHSRYYCVTKCQPTQPNPQLISGKPEDRRSLTGVDLAQSGSEHGPLGLQTATKVTYNKQQQHLQTKDSNGYNKRQVAGAEETSVPKHGSHDRESQRGHSTQNTDIQYMNYPPSRQSEQRRSLPIHHTEILQDIGYQGQVFNTISPQTTPMLHSLSMDTAGQDEKTRGKIFEESLESKQLKSTDRFATTFRNEIQMRRAKLQKSKSVAILPDAEVPAEEVQEVWKSTENTTPPSADGSFTNIYKDHLKEAQARVLKATSFRRKDLEPVLVENSVAEALPNYPSSALAHKNGATLPTVTESVMTKSGSAAVQVTRIGGRKRFSAEKKIRSFSEPDKIHEVGVKEDIVCSENTSSSLDRQKLPKESGRPGLPDHIAPQSCTGKQGQDHASASASVNTMKGINSKECIEETQSVPCPAHKQSILDQQRLGTFAEYEARWNIHKKAPETRVSGRYHSADNILDPTPEERTNTCLHERSRSSPSADTYGQKIPVLARKSETEYSQTEREHAELHSNAPGFSDRGPSECKVGETPVEFEQYSTPSPPPMTRTNPDCRHKAVPATVNHRPTSFSHSLAESGLPQPADHSHIELSSGLRRKPSVLEKPPPPRCPEVDSHESFTTSQSEGFTHCTPNTDPDPAFVPTYCVKEDSEQGKGLVDKGQGAIHHLSKSSPPASYYRPSQLANMDGQRSPSPQFSPQRLSDKPPVSLQDEDSNRMEHVIDYSTVRKVPIRIVHSEGGTNKENHPFLQHSDDSAVQAEALCFNRLVSLGAAGQDSDLCAFTRQREPNSPPAGQSDLKPEPDTYMATVRDHVNSNSQHPPQPTNESSSNIAAVTADQSEEDQKREELARDIMGKDKSLADILDQSKMKTTMDLMEGIFPQGEQLLEEAFHRRKVPSTQAITRPAEESEKEGNMAAAVTMVTSSTYYSTSAPKAELLIKMKDMQEQKEDDSEDELDIDLANKKQELIDSLSKKLQVLREARESLQEDILDNNALGDEVEAQIQQICKPNELDKFRMFVGDLDKVVSLLLSLSGRLARVENALNNLEEDATSVERNTLIEKRKLLIQQHEDAKELKENLDRRERIVYDILLNYLQEDSLTDYEHFVKMKSALIIEQRKLEDKIKLGEEQLKCLMDSLPIEQRLSI, encoded by the exons ATGGATGCTGAGGGAAATGGAAATTATTTACACAGCACAGAAGAGGAGACCCTTTGGCGTGTGATGCAGAAATCAGGAGACCTGGATCAGAGGGGCAGAGATGGTGATGGCTGGAAGCTGGTGGATGCTTTTCTTTCAGGGGGTGCCCCATGGGGATTTACACTCAGAGGTGGATTGGAGCACCAAGAGCCACTGCTTATAACCAAG GTTGAGGAAGGCAGTAAGGCTGCAGCTGTGGGTCTCCAGGCTGGAGACGAGCTTGTCAACATCAACGAGATTCCCCTGAGTGGCTTCAGACAGGAGGCAATCTGCCTCGTGAAAGGCTCCCATAAGACCCTCCGTCTGGTGGTGAAAAG GCGGAATGAACCCATAAGCAGGCCTCACTCCTGGCATTCCACCAAGTTCAATGAAGGCCAATCAGAGACTGCCAAAACACAGTCTCCACCCACGCCAGTCTGGCACACCAGATATGATGCAAG ctcATCCTCAATTGATCTCTCCTCCAGCTGGGAACAGACAAATCTGCGCAGAGGGTCGGATCACTTTAGCTCTCTTGGCAGCATGGACAGCCTAGAACATGCCTCACACCTGTCCCCTGCCGGTCAGCTGTCACCTGCCAAGTCTACCAACAGTATGGAGCACATTGGGGGAGGAAAACGAGACTCAGCCTACAGTTCCTTCTCTACCAGCTCTGAGACCCCAGACTACACCCTCTCAACAAGCAATACTGCCTCAACAGAGAACATGCTCTATAAGGTCAACCAGTTGGATGCAGGGGGAAAGCACAACCATGGTAGAAACAGCCACAGCCTGAATGAAGCAGGCAAACAAGATGATAAGCCCATGTACTTCCAGATGCCAGGACTTAGCATAGGTTGTGAGTATCTGCAGCCTGAGGACCCACCTGGTTCCCGCCATTCCACCTCAAGTAGAACCAGCTTTGGACCTGTTTGGCATGTCCCTGACAAAAAGAAGTCTACATCtccatcccctcctcctcccactccacCAGCACGCAGTGACAGTTTTGCAGCAACTAAGGTACATGAAAGGGGGCTTGTAATAGCTCACCCTAAAGGAGCTGATCCACACATTGCCTGTAAGACAGAAAATCGACGTGGCCACAACCTTTCCCTGAAAAATGACTATGACAGTTTTCACTCATCATCTAATAAACCAAGCCACCAGTTCAACTCAAACAAGCAGTACTCTCTGTCCAGCAGTGATGTTCAGCAAGGCCAGCCATATCGTCAGAAACACCATAGTAACAAAAGCACTTTGCACTCTCAACCCTGGATTATATCTGAACAGAATGCAGATGGCTGTCATTGTAGCCTGCAGGAATTGCCTACTAATGACTCTGAACAACACTTTGGTCAGAACCAGAAAAGGAACTTAAACACCTCCATGTCAACCGCAATCACTGACCAAAACGCTGACAGGAGCAGACATAGCCGATACTACTGTGTCACAAAATGTCAGCCAACGCAGCCTAATCCACAGTTGATATCGGGAAAACCAGAGGACAGGCGAAGTCTAACAGGTGTAGACCTGGCACAGAGTGGAAGTGAGCATGGCCCTCTTGGCTTACAGACAGCTACTAAAGTGACATATAATAAGCAGCAACAACACTTGCAAACTAAAGACAGTAACGGCTACAACAAACGACAAGTTGCTGGTGCAGAAGAAACCAGTGTACCTAAACATGGCTCTCATGACAGGGAAAGCCAGAGAGGACACAGCACACAGAATACAGACATTCAGTATATGAATTATCCTCCTTCCAGGCAGTCTGAACAGAGAAGGTCTCTCCCAATACATCACACAGAAATACTGCAAGACATAGGGTATCAAGGGCAGGTTTTCAACACAATCAGCCCCCAAACAACCCCAATGTTACACTCACTCTCCATGGATACTGCAGGCCAAGATGAGAAAACAAGAGGCAAAATTTTTGAAGAGTCCCTTGAAAGCAAGCAGCTGAAGAGCACTGATCGTTTTGCCACAACATTCAGGAATGAAATCCAGATGAGAAGAGCCAAGCTGCAGAAAAGTAAAAGTGTAGCTATCCTTCCTGATGCTGAAGTCCCAGCTGAGGAAGTTCAGGAAGTATGGAAGTCCACCGAAAACACCACCCCACCCTCTGCAGATGGGTCCTTCACCAATATCTACAAGGATCATCTCAAGGAGGCACAAGCAAGAGTGCTCAAGGCTACTTCTTTCAGGAGGAAAGACCTGGAGCCAGTCTTAGTTGAAAATTCAGTAGCAGAAGCCTTGCCTAACTACCCATCCTCAGCGCTGGCCCATAAAAATGGCGCCACTCTGCCAACTGTTACAGAATCAGTAATGACTAAATCAGGATCTGCTGCTGTTCAGGTGACTCGCATCGGAGGTCGCAAGCGTTTTTCTGCAGAAAAGAAGATAAGGTCTTTCTCTGAACCAGACAAAATCCATGAAGTTGGTGTGAAAGAAGACATCgtttgcagtgaaaatacaagcTCCTCACTTGACCGACAGAAGCTCCCAAAAGAAAGTGGGAGACCGGGGCTCCCCGATCACATAGCTCCTCAAAGCTGTACAGGGAAACAAGGCCAAGATCATGCCTCTGCCAGTGCATCAGTAAATACAATGAAAGGGATCAACAGCAAAGAGTGCATTGAGGAGACCCAGAGTGTTCCTTGCCCTGCACACAAGCAGTCCATCCTAGACCAGCAAAGACTGGGCACCTTCGCTGAGTATGAGGCAAGGTGGAATATACATAAGAAAGCCCCTGAAACAAGAGTCTCCGGACGGTACCATTCAGCTGATAACATCTTAGATCCAACACCAGAGGAGAGAACCAATACCTGTCTGCATGAGAGATCCAGATCCTCTCCCTCAGCTGATACCTATGGACAG AAGATTCCAGTTCTTGCAAGAAAGTCTGAGACTGAGTACTCCCAGACTGAGAGAGAACATGCTGAACTCCACAGCAATGCACCAGG GTTCTCTGACAGAGGACCCAGTGAGTGTAAGGTGGGAGAAACACCGGTAGAGTTTGAACAGTACTCAACACCGTCCCCTCCGCCCATGACACGAACCAATCCTGACTGCAGACACAAAGCTGTTCCTGCCACTGTGAACCACAGACCCACGTCTTTCTCTCACAGTCTCGCAGAATCTGGCCTCCCTCAGCCTGCAGACCACAGCCACATTGAGCTCTCGTCTGGACTGAGGAGAAAGCCCTCTGTACTGGAGAAGCCTCCCCCACCAAGATGCCCAGAGGTCGACTCCCACGAGTCTTTCACCACTTCCCAGAGCGAAGGCTTTACCCACTGCACTCCTAACACTGATCCTGACCCCGCCTTTGTCCCAACCTACTGTGTAAAGGAAGATTCTGAGCAGGGCAAAGGGCTTGTGGACAAAGGACAAGGGGCAATACATCATCTGTCAAAATCCTCTCCCCCAGCTTCCTACTATAGACCTTCACAGTTGGCTAATATGGATGGGCAGCGCTCACCATCGCCACAGTTTTCCCCTCAAAGACTCAGCGACAAGCCTCCTGTCTCCCTTCAGGATGAAGACTCTAACag GATGGAGCATGTGATTGATTATTCAACAGTGAGGAAAGTGCCCATCAGGATTGTCCACTCAGAAGGGGGCACAAACAAAGAGAATCATCCATTTTTGCAGCACAGTGACGACTCTGCTGTTCAAGCTGAGGCCCTGTGTTTTAACAGGCTTGTCAGTCTAGGAGCTGCAGGCCAGGATTCAGACTTATGTGCCTTCACTCGGCAGAGAGAGCCCAACAGTCCACCAGCTGGTCAGTCAGACCTGAAGCCTGAGCCCGACACATACATGGCCACAGTTCGAGATCACGTCAACTCCAACTCTCAACATCCACCACAGCCCACAAATGAGTCCAGCAGCAATATTGCAGCTGTAACAGCAGACCAGTCTGAAGAGGACCAGAAGAGAGAGGAGCTGGCCAGGGACATCATGGGAAAGGACAAGTCACTAGCTGATATTCTGGATCagagtaagatgaagaccactATGGACCTGATGGAGGGTATCTTCCCTCAGGGAGAGCAGTTGCTGGAGGAAGCTTTCCACCGCAGGAAGGTGCCCTCGACACAGGCCATCACCCGGCCAGCAGAGGAAAG TGAAAAGGAGGGCAATATGGCAGCAGCTGTCACCATGGTGACCAGCTCTACATATTACAGCACATCTGCTCCCAAAGCAGAACTCCTTATCAAAATGAAGGACATGCAGGAGCAGAAGGAGGACGACTCAGAGGATGAACTGGACATCGATCTAGCCAACAAGAAG CAAGAGTTGATTGACAGCCTAAGCAAGAAGCTCCAGGTATTGCGGGAGGCCAGGGAGAGTCTTCAGGAGGACATCCTTGACAACAACGCTCTAGGAGATGAGGTGGAAGCCCAGATTCAACAGATCTGCAAACCCAACGAGCTGGACAAGTTCAGGATGTTTGTCGGGGACCTGGACAAGGTGGTGAGTCTGTTGCTGTCACTGTCGGGCCGTCTGGCCAGAGTGGAGAATGCCCTCAACAATCTGGAGGAAGATGCTACTTCTGTGGAAAGG AATACGCTGATTGAGAAGAGGAAACTGCTCATCCAACAGCATGAGGATGCAAAAGAACTGAAGGAGAACTTAGACCGTCGGGAACGCATTGTTTATGACATCCTTCTGAACTATCTGCAGGAAGACAGTCTGACAGACTATGAGCACTTTGTCAAGATGAAGTCTGCTCTCATCATTGAGCAGCGGAAGCTTGAGGACAAAATCAAACTGGGCGAGGAGCAGCTCAAGTGTCTGATGGACAGTCTGCCAATAGAACAGAGGCTGTCCATCTGA